The Stappia sp. genome window below encodes:
- a CDS encoding N-acetyltransferase, with protein sequence MTHPLPEPVIRPVAEGDAGAIALLLAAAFGQDTEARLVAELRGCGALVMERVAVDPDGTIDGYVAFSRVTGAGPAHRLAISCLAPVAVRPDRQRTGIATMLLEASLRELADRDEDLVLVLGPPAFFPRFGFDAELAKKVRAPYAGAFFQALALTDAARAALPIEVSFATPFQAFD encoded by the coding sequence ATGACCCATCCCTTGCCCGAACCCGTCATCCGTCCCGTCGCCGAGGGCGACGCGGGCGCGATCGCGCTGCTGCTCGCCGCCGCTTTCGGCCAGGACACGGAGGCGCGCCTCGTCGCGGAGCTGCGCGGCTGCGGCGCGCTGGTGATGGAGCGGGTGGCGGTCGATCCCGACGGAACGATCGACGGCTATGTCGCCTTCTCGCGGGTCACCGGCGCCGGTCCCGCGCATCGGCTGGCGATCTCCTGCCTCGCGCCGGTCGCCGTGCGCCCCGACCGTCAGCGCACGGGCATCGCGACGATGCTTCTGGAGGCGAGCCTGCGCGAGCTTGCCGACCGGGATGAGGATCTCGTGCTGGTGCTCGGCCCGCCGGCCTTCTTCCCGCGCTTCGGCTTCGACGCGGAACTGGCGAAGAAGGTGCGCGCGCCTTACGCGGGCGCCTTCTTTCAGGCGCTGGCCTTGACCGACGCGGCGCGCGCCGCGCTGCCCATCGAGGTCAGTTTCGCAACGCCCTTCCAGGCGTTCGACTAG
- the truA gene encoding tRNA pseudouridine(38-40) synthase TruA, producing the protein MPRYKLTVEYDGRPFVGWQRQANGPSVQAVIERAIAAFCGQTVTIGAAGRTDAGVHALGQVVHVDLDKDWPTGTVFGALNFHCQPDPVAILAVEAMHEGFDARFSAIRRHYRYRIANRLPPLTHDRGLAWHVKKPLDADAMNDAAQVFVGHHDFTTFRHSRCQAKSPWKTLEAFRVWREGDAVIAECSSRSFLHNQVRSMVGTLRLVGEGRWGPAEVAAALAARDREACGPVAPPDGLYLTRVDYRGADADREARAAWLAGEGAQAGPDAASEG; encoded by the coding sequence ATGCCCCGCTACAAGCTCACCGTCGAATACGACGGCCGGCCCTTCGTCGGCTGGCAGCGTCAGGCCAACGGCCCCTCCGTGCAGGCCGTGATCGAGCGCGCCATCGCCGCCTTTTGCGGGCAGACGGTCACCATCGGCGCGGCCGGGCGCACGGATGCCGGCGTGCATGCGCTCGGGCAGGTGGTGCATGTGGATCTGGACAAGGACTGGCCGACGGGCACGGTCTTCGGCGCGCTCAACTTCCATTGTCAGCCCGACCCGGTGGCGATCCTCGCGGTCGAGGCGATGCATGAGGGCTTCGACGCCCGCTTTTCCGCGATCCGCCGGCACTATCGCTACCGCATCGCCAACCGGTTGCCGCCGCTGACCCATGACCGGGGGCTTGCCTGGCACGTGAAGAAGCCGCTCGACGCCGATGCGATGAACGATGCCGCGCAGGTCTTCGTCGGCCATCACGATTTCACGACCTTCCGTCACTCGCGCTGTCAGGCGAAGAGCCCCTGGAAGACGCTGGAAGCCTTCCGCGTATGGCGCGAGGGTGACGCCGTGATCGCGGAGTGCAGCTCGCGCTCCTTCCTGCACAATCAGGTGCGCTCCATGGTGGGCACGCTGCGGCTGGTGGGCGAGGGGCGCTGGGGTCCGGCGGAGGTCGCCGCCGCGCTTGCCGCGCGCGACCGCGAGGCCTGCGGGCCCGTCGCCCCGCCGGACGGGCTCTATCTGACACGCGTCGATTATCGCGGTGCGGACGCGGACCGCGAGGCCCGCGCCGCCTGGCTGGCCGGTGAGGGCGCTCAGGCCGGGCCGGACGCGGCCTCGGAGGGCTGA
- a CDS encoding DUF2189 domain-containing protein, producing MTSSDTTTAPVHAPARPDPTRVNAITFQTIVDALGAGMRDFRTAPVFGLFFGGVYAIGGIVVLMTASALGMPYLSYPLAVAFGLVGPFIAVGLYEVSRRLESGQPLTWGGVLGVIWAQRRRELAWMAFVVLFVQVMWMYQVRLLLALFLGFQSFASFAEFVDVVVTTPEGLMFLLIGNLVGAALSIILFSLTVVSFPMLLDRDVDFITAMITSVRSVVTSPVPMIGWAIIVTVTLLVSMLPIFIGLLVSLPILGHTTWHLYRRLVPPAPAEGSDGTTAAQPSEAASGPA from the coding sequence ATGACATCCAGCGACACGACCACCGCGCCCGTGCACGCTCCCGCCCGCCCGGACCCGACCCGGGTCAACGCGATCACCTTTCAGACGATCGTCGACGCGCTCGGCGCCGGCATGCGGGATTTTCGCACAGCTCCGGTCTTCGGGCTGTTCTTCGGCGGGGTCTACGCCATCGGCGGCATCGTCGTGCTGATGACCGCGTCCGCGCTCGGCATGCCCTATCTCAGCTATCCGCTGGCCGTCGCCTTCGGTCTCGTCGGCCCGTTCATCGCGGTCGGACTGTATGAGGTCAGCCGGCGACTGGAGAGCGGACAGCCGCTGACCTGGGGCGGCGTGCTCGGCGTGATCTGGGCACAGCGCCGCCGGGAACTCGCCTGGATGGCCTTCGTCGTGCTCTTCGTCCAGGTCATGTGGATGTATCAGGTGCGCCTGCTGCTGGCGCTGTTCCTCGGTTTCCAGTCCTTCGCCAGCTTCGCCGAATTCGTCGACGTGGTGGTGACCACGCCCGAAGGCCTGATGTTCCTGCTGATCGGCAATCTGGTCGGCGCCGCCCTGTCGATCATCCTGTTCTCGCTGACGGTGGTGTCCTTCCCGATGCTGCTCGACCGGGACGTCGACTTCATCACAGCGATGATCACCAGCGTGCGCTCGGTGGTCACCAGCCCCGTCCCGATGATCGGCTGGGCGATCATCGTCACGGTCACGCTGCTGGTGTCGATGCTGCCGATCTTCATCGGCCTGCTGGTCAGCCTGCCGATCCTCGGTCACACCACCTGGCACCTCTACCGGCGTCTGGTTCCCCCGGCCCCGGCCGAGGGGAGCGACGGGACGACGGCCGCTCAGCCCTCCGAGGCCGCGTCCGGCCCGGCCTGA
- the dapE gene encoding succinyl-diaminopimelate desuccinylase: MTDALSPAVALARDLLRCPSVTPAEGGALALLEERLSAAGFAVTRMTFSQPGTADVENLFATIGSGRPHVVFAGHTDVVPPGDETAWTHPPFQGDIADGVLFGRGAVDMKGGIAAFAAAALDLVGARGGALSGTLSFLITGDEEGPAVNGTAKLLDWAKAQGHVFDACILGEPTNPAALGDAIKVGRRGSVSGTLTVTGVQGHVAYPHLAKNPVPDLLALVGALTGLTLDAGNDRFQPSNLEITSLDVGNPAFNVIPRQARARFNVRFNDTWSVESLRAHLRATLEAVGPLTCDWDLAFTEDASDSFLTHDETLIAALADAIEAETGKRPELSTGGGTSDARFIKNHCPVVEFGLVGQTMHQVDERVATADLDRLAAIYRRFLDAYFPAH, translated from the coding sequence ATGACCGATGCCCTGTCCCCCGCCGTGGCCCTTGCGCGCGACCTTCTGCGCTGCCCGTCCGTCACGCCGGCCGAGGGCGGAGCGCTGGCGCTGCTGGAAGAACGCCTTTCGGCGGCGGGCTTCGCCGTCACCCGCATGACCTTCTCGCAGCCCGGCACGGCGGACGTGGAAAATCTCTTCGCCACCATCGGCTCGGGGCGGCCGCATGTCGTCTTCGCCGGCCACACCGACGTGGTGCCGCCCGGCGACGAGACCGCCTGGACCCACCCGCCGTTTCAGGGCGACATCGCCGACGGCGTGCTTTTCGGGCGCGGCGCGGTCGACATGAAGGGCGGGATCGCGGCCTTCGCGGCCGCCGCGCTCGATCTCGTCGGCGCAAGGGGCGGCGCGCTGTCCGGCACGCTGTCCTTCCTCATCACCGGCGACGAGGAGGGCCCGGCGGTCAACGGCACGGCGAAGCTGCTCGACTGGGCGAAGGCGCAGGGCCATGTCTTCGACGCCTGCATCCTGGGCGAGCCGACCAACCCGGCCGCCCTCGGCGACGCGATCAAGGTCGGACGGCGCGGCTCGGTGTCGGGCACGCTGACGGTCACCGGCGTGCAGGGCCACGTCGCCTATCCGCATCTGGCAAAGAACCCGGTGCCGGATCTGCTGGCGCTGGTCGGCGCCTTGACCGGGCTGACGCTCGATGCCGGCAACGACCGCTTCCAGCCGTCCAATCTGGAAATCACCTCGCTCGATGTCGGCAATCCGGCCTTCAACGTGATCCCGCGCCAGGCGCGCGCGCGCTTCAACGTGCGCTTCAACGACACATGGTCGGTGGAGAGCCTGCGCGCCCACCTCAGGGCCACGCTCGAGGCGGTCGGCCCGCTGACCTGCGACTGGGATCTCGCCTTCACCGAGGACGCCTCCGACAGCTTTCTCACCCATGACGAGACCCTGATCGCCGCGCTTGCCGACGCCATCGAGGCGGAGACGGGCAAACGCCCGGAGCTGTCGACGGGCGGCGGCACCTCGGACGCGCGCTTCATCAAGAACCACTGCCCCGTGGTCGAGTTCGGCCTCGTCGGCCAGACCATGCACCAGGTCGACGAGCGCGTCGCCACCGCCGACCTCGACCGGCTGGCGGCGATCTACCGCCGGTTCCTCGACGCCTATTTCCCGGCACACTGA
- a CDS encoding DUF805 domain-containing protein, producing the protein MASPVPHPGPLGPLWLFFNPIGRVSREPYWLAFALVWAIFAILITVGLRDMDLSGVNLDEPQSLEMAVAAFVESNPLVPYALMLFQWVELALVIKRLQDRGLTGFLAIAVFIPGINIAFIVGLGLIPGTPGPNAYGPGPNSRWKRPT; encoded by the coding sequence ATGGCCTCGCCCGTTCCCCATCCCGGCCCGCTCGGACCGCTCTGGCTGTTCTTCAACCCGATCGGGCGCGTCTCGCGCGAGCCCTATTGGCTCGCCTTCGCGCTGGTCTGGGCGATCTTCGCGATCCTCATCACGGTGGGACTGCGCGACATGGACCTGTCCGGCGTGAATCTCGACGAACCGCAGTCGCTGGAGATGGCCGTCGCGGCCTTCGTGGAATCCAATCCGCTCGTTCCCTATGCGCTGATGCTGTTCCAATGGGTGGAACTCGCCCTCGTCATCAAGCGGCTGCAGGATCGCGGGCTCACCGGCTTCCTGGCCATCGCCGTGTTCATTCCCGGCATCAATATCGCCTTCATCGTCGGCCTCGGCCTGATACCCGGCACGCCGGGTCCGAACGCCTACGGCCCCGGGCCCAACAGCCGCTGGAAGCGCCCGACCTGA
- a CDS encoding class I SAM-dependent methyltransferase: MFSLSPVSPDNTFRKKRIERVCKMIADHVARHGHCRIIDLGGTRGFWEVWRDMIDFDTVSITCVNIDVAAQPPAEVDLPIEVIEGSACDLPQYADNAFDLVFSNSVIEHVGLWPNKVAFAREARRLAPSYFIQTPNYGFPIEPHARFPMLHWLPRPMAYRIHMLMRTGFYPKAATLDDAMFAAEDAIMLDRRQMRHLFPDATVESERFFGLAKSLMAIRHKPAESARIAEAA; this comes from the coding sequence GTGTTCAGCTTATCGCCCGTCTCGCCCGACAATACGTTTCGCAAGAAGCGGATCGAACGGGTTTGCAAGATGATCGCGGATCACGTGGCGCGCCACGGTCATTGCCGGATCATCGACCTTGGCGGCACGCGCGGCTTCTGGGAGGTCTGGCGCGACATGATCGACTTCGACACCGTGTCGATCACCTGCGTCAACATCGATGTGGCGGCGCAGCCGCCGGCCGAGGTCGATCTGCCGATCGAGGTGATCGAGGGCAGCGCCTGCGACCTGCCCCAATATGCGGACAATGCCTTCGATCTGGTGTTTTCCAACTCGGTGATCGAACACGTCGGGCTGTGGCCGAACAAGGTCGCCTTCGCCCGCGAGGCGCGCCGTCTGGCGCCGAGCTACTTCATCCAGACGCCGAATTACGGCTTTCCCATCGAGCCGCACGCGCGCTTTCCCATGCTGCACTGGCTGCCGCGCCCGATGGCCTATCGCATCCACATGCTGATGCGCACCGGCTTCTACCCCAAGGCGGCGACGCTCGACGACGCGATGTTCGCAGCCGAGGACGCGATCATGCTGGACCGCCGGCAGATGCGCCATCTCTTCCCCGACGCGACGGTGGAATCGGAGCGTTTCTTCGGCCTGGCGAAATCGCTGATGGCGATCCGCCACAAGCCGGCCGAAAGCGCCCGCATCGCCGAGGCCGCCTGA
- the dapD gene encoding 2,3,4,5-tetrahydropyridine-2,6-dicarboxylate N-succinyltransferase, producing MNPAQIDQTKLAATIDAAFEDHANIDSHTTGDVRDAVNAALDLLDRGHARVAEKGADGDWTVNQWLKKAVLLSFRLNPMEIIKGGPGDATWWDKVPSKFDGWRGLDFEEAGFRAVPGAIVRRSAFIGKSVVLMPSFVNLGAFVDEGTMVDTWATVGSCAQIGKGVHLSGGVGIGGVLEPLQAGPVIIEDNCFIGARSEVVEGCIVREGSVLGMGVYIGQSTKIVDRTTGEVFYGEVPPYSVVVAGTMPGKPLPDGAPGPNLYCAVIVKRVDEKTRSKTSVNELLRD from the coding sequence ATGAATCCCGCCCAGATCGACCAGACCAAGCTCGCCGCCACCATCGACGCGGCCTTCGAGGACCACGCCAACATCGACAGCCACACCACCGGCGACGTGCGCGACGCCGTCAATGCCGCCCTCGACCTGCTCGACCGCGGCCATGCCCGCGTCGCGGAAAAGGGCGCGGACGGCGACTGGACGGTCAATCAGTGGCTGAAGAAGGCGGTGCTGCTGTCCTTCCGGCTCAACCCGATGGAGATCATCAAGGGCGGCCCGGGCGATGCCACCTGGTGGGACAAGGTGCCGTCCAAGTTCGACGGCTGGCGCGGTCTCGACTTCGAGGAAGCCGGCTTTCGCGCCGTTCCGGGCGCGATCGTGCGCCGCTCCGCCTTCATCGGCAAGAGCGTGGTGCTGATGCCCTCCTTCGTCAATCTCGGCGCCTTCGTGGACGAGGGAACGATGGTCGACACCTGGGCGACCGTCGGCTCCTGCGCGCAGATCGGCAAGGGCGTGCATCTGTCGGGCGGCGTCGGCATCGGCGGCGTGCTGGAGCCGCTTCAGGCTGGCCCGGTCATCATCGAGGACAATTGCTTCATCGGCGCGCGCTCGGAAGTGGTCGAGGGCTGCATCGTGCGCGAGGGCTCGGTGCTCGGCATGGGCGTCTACATCGGCCAGTCGACGAAGATCGTCGATCGCACCACCGGCGAGGTCTTCTACGGCGAGGTGCCGCCCTACTCGGTCGTGGTCGCCGGCACCATGCCGGGCAAGCCGCTGCCCGACGGCGCGCCGGGGCCGAACCTCTACTGCGCGGTCATCGTCAAGCGTGTCGACGAGAAGACCCGTTCCAAGACCTCGGTGAACGAGCTGCTGCGCGACTGA
- a CDS encoding DMT family transporter, producing MELWIPITLFAAFCQNARSALQKHLKGRLGTTGATFVRFGYGFPVALVYLAALHWGLGNPLPEPGAVFWAVGALGGVAQIAATFLLVHLFAYRNFVVGTAYSKTEPVQAALFALVFLGEAVTPLASLAIAIGVVGVVMISLAGQSLRFRSVATALVGRPALIGLASAALFGLSAVCYRAASLSLEGPNFVMQAAATLAYVTVFQTVLMAAWMRWREPEQLAASVANWRAGIWVGLAGVAGSAGWFTAMTLQQVAYVRALGQIELVFTFLASWLVFREKVHPSEALGAALIVAAIVVLLLGT from the coding sequence ATGGAGTTGTGGATCCCCATCACCCTCTTCGCGGCCTTTTGCCAGAACGCCCGCTCCGCCCTTCAGAAGCACCTGAAGGGACGGCTCGGGACGACGGGCGCCACCTTCGTGCGCTTCGGCTACGGCTTTCCTGTCGCGCTTGTCTATCTGGCGGCGCTGCATTGGGGGCTTGGCAATCCGTTGCCCGAGCCGGGCGCGGTGTTCTGGGCGGTCGGCGCACTGGGCGGCGTGGCGCAGATCGCCGCGACCTTCCTGCTCGTTCATCTCTTCGCCTACCGGAACTTCGTGGTCGGCACGGCCTACTCCAAGACCGAGCCGGTGCAGGCGGCGCTCTTCGCCCTGGTGTTTCTGGGCGAGGCGGTGACGCCGCTGGCGAGCCTTGCCATCGCCATCGGCGTCGTCGGGGTGGTGATGATCTCGCTCGCCGGGCAAAGCCTGCGCTTCCGGTCGGTCGCCACCGCGCTCGTCGGCCGGCCGGCGCTGATCGGGCTGGCCTCCGCCGCGCTCTTCGGTCTGTCGGCGGTGTGTTACCGCGCCGCCTCGCTGTCGCTTGAGGGGCCGAATTTCGTCATGCAGGCGGCCGCGACGCTCGCCTATGTGACCGTGTTCCAAACGGTGCTGATGGCCGCCTGGATGCGCTGGCGCGAGCCGGAGCAACTGGCGGCGAGTGTCGCGAACTGGCGGGCCGGGATCTGGGTGGGGCTTGCCGGCGTGGCGGGCTCGGCCGGCTGGTTCACGGCGATGACCCTGCAACAGGTCGCCTATGTGCGCGCGCTCGGCCAGATCGAGCTGGTCTTCACCTTCCTCGCCTCCTGGCTCGTCTTTCGGGAGAAGGTCCACCCGAGCGAGGCGCTGGGCGCGGCGCTGATCGTCGCGGCCATCGTGGTGTTGCTGCTGGGCACGTGA
- a CDS encoding DUF817 domain-containing protein yields MRLNLVQRLGRPATAASRTERALHLALPWVYRRLGKGVFARATVEFLAFGIKQAYACLYGALLLALILGTRFFYPADAPLARYDFLFLAAVAIQIWLLWAKFETLDEAKVILIFHVVGTAMEVFKTAAGSWIYPEESFFRIGGVPLFSGFMYAAVGSYLARVSRIFDFAYTQYPPMWTTYLFAAAIYINFFSHHFVIDIRLGLFAVLILLYGRCWVHYSVYRYRHRMPLVLGFFLVALFIWIAENIGTFAQAWRYPDQADGWRLVSLAKLNAWVLLMIISFVLVTLVNRPNRESERTRPAPLTRDTG; encoded by the coding sequence ATGCGGCTCAACCTCGTCCAGCGTCTCGGCCGCCCGGCCACCGCCGCCTCGCGCACCGAACGGGCGCTGCATCTGGCGCTGCCGTGGGTCTATCGCCGGCTCGGCAAGGGCGTCTTCGCCCGCGCCACGGTCGAGTTCCTCGCCTTCGGCATCAAGCAGGCCTATGCCTGCCTCTACGGGGCGCTGCTGCTCGCGCTCATTCTCGGCACGCGGTTTTTCTATCCCGCCGATGCGCCGCTGGCGCGCTACGACTTTCTGTTCCTGGCGGCGGTCGCGATCCAGATCTGGCTGCTGTGGGCGAAGTTCGAAACGCTGGACGAGGCGAAGGTGATCCTGATCTTCCACGTCGTCGGCACGGCGATGGAAGTGTTCAAGACGGCGGCCGGCTCCTGGATCTATCCGGAGGAGAGTTTTTTCCGCATCGGCGGCGTGCCGCTCTTTTCCGGCTTCATGTATGCCGCCGTCGGCAGTTATCTGGCGCGCGTCTCGCGGATCTTCGATTTCGCCTACACGCAGTATCCGCCGATGTGGACCACCTACCTGTTCGCCGCCGCGATCTACATCAATTTCTTCTCGCACCACTTCGTGATCGACATCCGGCTCGGGCTCTTCGCCGTGTTGATCCTGCTCTACGGACGCTGCTGGGTGCATTACTCCGTCTATCGCTACCGCCACCGGATGCCGCTGGTGCTCGGCTTTTTTCTGGTCGCGCTGTTCATCTGGATCGCGGAGAACATCGGCACCTTCGCGCAGGCCTGGCGCTATCCCGACCAGGCGGACGGCTGGCGGCTCGTCTCGCTTGCCAAGCTCAACGCCTGGGTGCTCTTGATGATCATCTCCTTCGTGCTGGTGACGCTCGTCAACCGGCCGAACCGGGAATCGGAGCGGACCCGACCCGCCCCGCTCACGCGCGATACGGGATGA
- a CDS encoding pyrimidine 5'-nucleotidase has protein sequence MTDRANAAGTPGAVSGDPATREGRHAHGQDLRVFKGVEAWVFDLDNTLYPASSDLFSQINTRISDYVARALDLPRDQAYLKQKQYYKDYGTTLRGLMIEHDIDPDAFLEYVHDIDYSPVDPNPALGRAIARLPGKKYIFTNGDRPHAERTAARLGISEHFEDIFDIVAAGLLPKPNLDTYRMFLDKTGVSPVRAAMFEDLARNLEVPHRLGMRSVLLVPEGTRAVFREEWELEGDSAPHVDFVTEDLTGFLTAVLGAIDAPQA, from the coding sequence ATGACCGACCGCGCCAACGCCGCCGGCACCCCGGGTGCCGTTTCGGGCGACCCCGCGACGCGCGAGGGACGCCACGCGCACGGGCAGGATCTCAGGGTCTTCAAGGGCGTCGAGGCCTGGGTCTTCGATCTCGACAACACGCTTTATCCGGCGAGCAGCGATCTGTTTTCCCAGATCAACACGCGCATCTCGGACTATGTCGCCCGGGCGCTCGATCTGCCGCGCGATCAGGCCTATCTGAAGCAGAAGCAATACTACAAGGATTACGGCACCACCCTGCGCGGGCTGATGATCGAGCACGACATCGATCCGGACGCGTTTCTGGAATACGTGCACGATATCGACTATTCGCCGGTCGATCCCAACCCGGCGCTCGGCCGGGCCATCGCGCGGCTGCCGGGCAAGAAGTACATCTTCACCAATGGCGACCGTCCGCATGCGGAACGCACCGCCGCGCGGCTCGGCATCTCCGAGCACTTCGAGGACATTTTCGACATCGTCGCCGCCGGGCTGCTGCCCAAGCCCAATCTGGACACCTACCGGATGTTTCTGGACAAGACCGGCGTGTCGCCGGTGCGCGCGGCGATGTTCGAGGATCTCGCCCGCAATCTGGAAGTCCCGCACCGGCTCGGCATGCGCTCGGTGCTGCTGGTGCCGGAAGGCACGCGCGCGGTCTTTCGAGAGGAATGGGAACTGGAGGGCGACAGCGCCCCGCATGTGGATTTCGTCACCGAGGATCTCACCGGCTTCCTGACCGCCGTGCTCGGCGCGATCGACGCGCCGCAGGCCTGA